Below is a genomic region from Anguilla anguilla isolate fAngAng1 chromosome 18, fAngAng1.pri, whole genome shotgun sequence.
cagtatattattatgttatgatttacagcacaGTTTAGCCATTTTGCATAGATTTGGAGAAGCTAAGGGACACCAGAGTACGGAGAGTAAGGAGAACATCTTCAGTTTTGCCAAGGTTATTTTTGCAGTTGTAccactttatttctaccttaattatgaatataaactaatgtagtattgtaaatggtaacaGTGTAAGAAACTCCTCAGATATACCAAACAGCGCAAATATCTGAGTGGAGAATAAACGCATGTAGTCTTATCCAGCGCTACTGGAAcgggattaatttaatgttatctcggttatctgactccaaaataatattttagcctttcctctgtgctaacggTTATGCACAGATGGAGGAGACTGCTTTCCACCTGTAGTGTGGCTCTGTACAGATCGCTGTCTATCTTGGTAGACACAGtcgtgcctctggcttgtgtggCCTGCATAAATATAATTGTATATCTTGCTACGACACTAGGGTATAGGCAAGTGATTATGGGGTGCAGAAGTTCTTTCTGTATGTTACAACCTTAAAACTGCTAGTGCAGTGgaaagagtcaaagaggaatgccaggtttAAGTGAATGaaatttattgtacagtatgttaaaaaTGGCAATATAGGTGCATAAGTGAGTTTAGTTGAATGGCTATACGCATATAATGACCATGTTGACGGGTCTCCCTGAACCATTGCACTCTTACCCTTATATACAAAAAGATTAAAGGAAAACCTCAAGTgatcaaataaacacacaatcatacCAAAACAGTACAACCATCCTACTTGTGCTATCTCTGTAAGCATGCCACaccgggttaacctttgtatctggctgggcaGTGACCAATAGGTATCAAGACCTTTAGTCAGCCCTCCATCACCAAAGACACCACTTTGTCGGCTTTCAAACAATgctaattaatattattacaatATATTATGAACCAAAGGTTTACACAATGCTGACCCGataggatgttttgcaactgagcactgtctctttatcacacatgctgactccctgtcagcacagtaaacagtctgtttatCCTTGGGGGTGCATGTCTGTAAACTGCCTTACTccagtgtcttgcttcatttaagccattttccatgtCTCTGATGCtaacatctggagttataaagccttaaatagaacactcAATGAATAGGCagggattggccagatttggcatcttcACAAAGGGGTTATCAAAGAAAAAGGCTTTGCTGTTACAACATTACATGCCATTTGCAATTAAACTGAATTAGTTACACACCAACGCACATGTGAGATATGCGTGGCTAATTAATAGAAACTAACAGGAAACCTAACATAGCAAAGTATACAACTGCATTTAGCGATAACTTTGTTGTTAGTTATAATTATACAATGATATATTCAACAATGCAGTTAAGAGAGATTTCACAGTTaagcagaaataataataatgagcatTCAGCAACAGCAACTAAATTTTTAATGTAGGCATACTACACTTGCCTCAAAATGAATGACGTTCACTGAACGTTTTCACTTAATTACAGAAAGGACCCAAAGTGCATGAAGGTGCCCTAGAATGTGACTGCCAGGGAATTTAGCACACGAGTAAAAGGTCTTTTGTGTAAAACTGACAGTGGTGAACACTGAATGAGGTGTAAAACACAGTCTCAGATGTCATTCTAGAAAGTCCGATAAATGCTTGAATGACCTTATTTTCCatctcaagcacacctgatgcaACGAATCAAGGGCTTGATAAGATGCAcaggtgtgcttgaggtggAACGCATCAAATCCCTGGACCCGGCTGGGGTTAACCAAGGAGAGGTTAGGGCACGAGTGCGCTCCACACTATTTTGGAAACCACCAAACCTTCCACTGTTATAACCAAGAACTGAAAACTGTAGGCTTCCTTAGGTGTGCCTCACACTGCTGAGAACATGGTGAAGGATGATTTATCTGCCCATATCGCATTTCTTCACTGCTTAGTAGTCCATTGCCTGTGCCCTTTGCACCGTGGTATTGGTAAAGGTACATTGGCAGGAGTAGTGAGCAGTTTACGCACTGCAAACTGACTGGTATCCTGCTCTGGAGAACTTTCAATAAAACTTCCAAATCACATCCTAGATTTAAATTTGTATTCAACCGATTTAGTTGCTGCCTGGTTCTGCTTTGCGCCTTGGACTACTGCCTCACCTGCAAAACCATAGTTGCCTTTTGTTGATGATGTTATTCCTTCAAATTTCATCCCATAGACTGCATAAAAATATGGAGTGTACATAAGACAggatatgtgtttgtatttgggTGTATACTTGTACTGAAGATCGATTTTCAATTTGCAGTTCAGGACTTTTCTATTTTACTTTGGATATGGATGGGAGTGGTAGGGGTGGGAAATGGAGAAGAAATAATATTACTACTTATTGTAAAGTTTTTACACAAAtcccaataaaaaaatttttaaaaaatgaatacagtcAAATTTACAGCCTTTAGCAGTTTTAGTGTTAGCTGCTGGATTTGACGATATGCAATGACTGCGAtcttcatggaaaaaaatggaagagTTGTGTTCTTTTGAGTGTAGGATAGTGACGTAACCCTTTCTGTTGATCAGATCTCTTCCTTTGGGATGAGTTGCCATCCAGCTCCGGTTcagtctgtgcagctgcagcccGGCTACATACCCATCCCAGTGATCCATGAAGGAGCAGGGGGCCACACTCAGGCCCCGCCAAACCCCAGCCTGCACCCCCAACGTTTCGCCCAAACTGAGCCCACCCATCACCGTCTACAGCCGGAGGAACGGACCCAACAGCCCAGACCTGTCCAGCCTCCCCACGAGAGAGCCAATCGTAACGCCTCCCCCATCCTCATCCCCTCCCACCTTAGGTCACAGtcaccaatcagagctcagGTCATGGGAGAGCGACCTCCGGTATGAATTAGTTATATTCCATGAAATTTTATGGAATAGATGAATACCAAAAGTGAAAATTTGATTATATGGAAAGCAGTCAATTGTGGAAGATCAAATGTGAcaaaattttataaatgatcaatttatttatttcattgcttatttatttaattatctatttatttcattgctgattttttatttcattatcaatttattaaattttgtgATAATTGGTCTTCCATAGTTAATAGTGTGGTTCAGCAGATGAAGGAAATGGAAGTTGCCTCTTTGCGgcatattttatgtataaaaatataatgtgtATTGTCCTTTAGGTTCAACAGTATGCGCAGCTGGAAGCCACCAGTCCAGAAGCCCCAGCCGAGGAGAAGAGTAGCCCATCCCAAAAACAGACCCCCCAatacccccacacacaaaccacccAGTTCCCCCAAACTCAGACCCCCCAGGCCCAGACCTCCCAGTACCCCCAAACACCTACCACCCAATTCCCCCAGGCCCAGACCCCCCAATTTTCCCAAACTCAGACACCCCAGTACCCCCAAACTCAGACCCCCCAATTCCCCCAAGCCCAGACCCCCCAATTTCCCCAGGCCCAGACCTCCCAATTTCCCCAGGCCCAGACACCCCAATTTCCACAGGCTCAGACCCCCCAGTACTCCCAGGCCCAGACCCCCCAGTACCCCCAGACCCAGACCCCCCAGTACTCCCAGGCCCAGACCCCCCAGTACCCCCAGGCCCAGACCCCCCAGTACCCCCAGACCCAGACCCCCCAGTACCCCCAGGCCCAGATCCCCCAGCACCCCCAGGCCCAGACCACCCAGTACCCCCAGACCCAGACCCCTCAGCACCCCCAGGCCCAGACCCCCCAGTACCCCCAGACCCAGACCCCCCAGTACTCCCAGGCCCAGACCCCCCAATTTCCCCAGGCCCAGACCCCCCAGTACCCCCAGACCCAGACCCCCCAATTTCCCCAGGCCCAGACCCCCCAATCTCCCCAAACTCAGACCCCCCAGTTCCCTCAGGCTCAGACCGCCCAGTACCCTCAAACTCCGACTTCCCAGTTCCCCCAGGCTGTGCACAGAGATGCTGATTTGCGACAGCCACCTGAGAGACCAGACAaggcagaggtcaaaggtcatatcCCTGAGAAAGCTGACCTGCCAAAAGCTACGTCTGCTCAACCGGAAGTAACACCTGAGAAAGCAGAGGAGGCGCCGGCTCATCCCGGCCTGGCCAAGGTACAGAAGATTGTGGAGAGGGTTCAGAGACTGGAGCAGGAAGTCAAATGCTTTGATGGAAAGAAGAATGACAAGCGCTATTTGATTTTGGAAGAGCTTCTGATGAAAGAACTGCTAGCGCTGGACTCTGTTGACCCAGAGGGCAGGGCAGATGTGCGGCAGGCCAGGCGGGATGGTGTTCGCagagttcagaacattctagaaGGACTAGAGGCCATTGGGGAAGAGCCTGAGCCGCCTGTCTCTGAGAACACTACGCAAGGAACTGAGCCCCAACAGATGTCCTAAACCACAAAACCTCGAGCTACCCAGCCTTCATATTATTGCATTTCCCATGCAAATGTTCATGAACATTGTGCTCAACCATTTATGAAGCAAGTGATAACAGGATTCAATAAAGTGTTTGCCATGGAGTGCCATTTTGTAGAACCATTGTGGTAGCCAGCGTGTCATCACAATGTTAAGCTACAATGGGGCATATGCATAAAAGGTGCAAATCATGACACTAAAGGAGACAGAAACTCATACAGCCCTATTGTCATGCTGGGAGGGGCTTCTCTGTCCAGTACAGTAGCTTTGGCTTTGACAGCACTATTTAGGATTCTCAAGTGAATACGGTAATCCAGAAAGGATAACCCCACTGTAGGACTGAAAAACTGGCTACAGCTGCTATTAAATAGGCTGATATGGGAGAGCATTGATTATCTGGTGCAAgaatgagtgaatggtgtatt
It encodes:
- the bag3 gene encoding BAG family molecular chaperone regulator 3, producing the protein MAHFTAPRSLQSRKIQSPMVQMATNDPLPPGWEIKIDPHTGWPFFVDHNNRITTWNDPRHDSKKESQTSNGPCEAPAQEPLKNYVREMKYPTLRQGYIPIPVTHDNLDLWQQHHPGYPFAQPAPIQRIRAEGRTPSPTPTHPSRPRSPVRMSPEGCLTDAHSGLGMSSSPVSQAPEISSFGMSCHPAPVQSVQLQPGYIPIPVIHEGAGGHTQAPPNPSLHPQRFAQTEPTHHRLQPEERTQQPRPVQPPHERANRNASPILIPSHLRSQSPIRAQVMGERPPVQQYAQLEATSPEAPAEEKSSPSQKQTPQYPHTQTTQFPQTQTPQAQTSQYPQTPTTQFPQAQTPQFSQTQTPQYPQTQTPQFPQAQTPQFPQAQTSQFPQAQTPQFPQAQTPQYSQAQTPQYPQTQTPQYSQAQTPQYPQAQTPQYPQTQTPQYPQAQIPQHPQAQTTQYPQTQTPQHPQAQTPQYPQTQTPQYSQAQTPQFPQAQTPQYPQTQTPQFPQAQTPQSPQTQTPQFPQAQTAQYPQTPTSQFPQAVHRDADLRQPPERPDKAEVKGHIPEKADLPKATSAQPEVTPEKAEEAPAHPGLAKVQKIVERVQRLEQEVKCFDGKKNDKRYLILEELLMKELLALDSVDPEGRADVRQARRDGVRRVQNILEGLEAIGEEPEPPVSENTTQGTEPQQMS